GCAGGAATAGGAGTTAAACCTATAAGTATTTCAAAAACAAAAAGACTTGTGAGAAAGGCAATTCAGTATGCTATATTAAACAATAGAAAAAGTGTAACCCTTGTTCATAAAGGAAATATAATGAAATTCACTGAAGGTGCATTTAGAGAGTGGGGTTATGAAGTTGCCTTAGAAGAGTTCAGAGACAAAATTATAACAGAAGAAGAACTCTGGGATGAGGTAAAAGAAGAAGATGGAGTTACTCCAATAAAAAAAGAAGGATTCTTTAAAGATTTAAGGGGAGGAAAAGAAGCAGGGAATCCTGGGGAAAGAATAGTGATAAAAGATAGAATTGCAGACCAGATGTTTATGCAAATCTTAACGAGAACCGAAGATTATGATGTTATCGCTCTCCCAAATTTGAATGGGGATTATCTCTCAGATGCAGCAGCTGCAGTAGTAGGAGGTCTTGGTATAGCTCCTGGAGCAAATATTGGCGATAATGTTGCTCTTTTTGAACCAACTCATGGTTCGGCTCCAAAATATAAGGGTCTCAACAAAGTTAATCCCAGCTCCTTAATTCTTTCTGGGGTTATGATGCTTAGATATATTGGATGGAAAGAAGCAGGAGATTTAATTGAAAAGAGCCTTGAAAAAACCTTTATGGATAAGAAAGTAACTTATGACCTTGCAAGACAATTGGAGGGAGTAAACCCATTAACAACTTCAGAATTTGCAGAAGCAATAATTGAAAGAATGGAAAAGGGAGGAAATTAATGTTATTTTTAATCTTATTTTCATATATAAGTTTCCCAATAGCCACTGTAGAACGATCCCGAGCTCTTTATTCAAATCCAGCAGGTTTATCAATCCACTCTTGTCCTGAGATATCCATAAGAAGTGACGAATTCTGGACTTCGATAAGTATTCCTTTTCTG
This portion of the candidate division WOR-3 bacterium genome encodes:
- the icd gene encoding isocitrate dehydrogenase (NADP(+)), with protein sequence MIQFEKLNFPEKGERIENKDGKILTPKNPIIPFIEGDGIGPEIMKASILVWNEAVKLAYNSERKIEWFEIFAGEKALEKYGEPLPQDTLKAIKYFSLAIKGPLTTPVGGGWRSLNVSLRQILDLYACVRPVRYYRGVPSPVRNPEKMDIVIFRENTEDVYSGIEWKQGSQEAKKVIDFLNKEMGTSLEYDAGIGVKPISISKTKRLVRKAIQYAILNNRKSVTLVHKGNIMKFTEGAFREWGYEVALEEFRDKIITEEELWDEVKEEDGVTPIKKEGFFKDLRGGKEAGNPGERIVIKDRIADQMFMQILTRTEDYDVIALPNLNGDYLSDAAAAVVGGLGIAPGANIGDNVALFEPTHGSAPKYKGLNKVNPSSLILSGVMMLRYIGWKEAGDLIEKSLEKTFMDKKVTYDLARQLEGVNPLTTSEFAEAIIERMEKGGN